From a single Helicovermis profundi genomic region:
- the obgE gene encoding GTPase ObgE, producing the protein MFVDVAKIHLKAGKGGDGRVSFRREKYVPDGGPNGGDGGRGGNIVFEVDPGMRTLMDFRYKLSYHADDGDDGGKKRSSGKSAKDLVLKVPPGTIVKDEKTGKIIVDLSDDIKKAIIAKAGKGGRGNLHFKSSVRQAPTFAEQGFYGEERDVILELKMLADVGLVGYPNVGKSTMLSSITKAKPKIANYHFTTLFPNLGVVEVIKGKSFVLADIPGLIDGAHEGVGLGHDFLRHVERTKLIIHVVDVSGIEGRDPEEDFESINNELFKYSEKLSDRTQIIAANKTDLVYDDGKYKDFIVKMEEKGYEVFPISAVSGKGIKELMLRVTELLETIEDVEIYSDDDMFVYEEDDKFNEIDYKVIDGVYVVDGIPIERLVYSTDFEDIDSVRRFQSMLTKKGVIDTLREMGIEEGDTVRIFDFEFEFYN; encoded by the coding sequence ATGTTTGTAGATGTTGCTAAAATACATCTTAAAGCCGGAAAAGGTGGAGATGGAAGAGTAAGTTTTAGACGAGAAAAATACGTTCCAGATGGCGGTCCAAATGGCGGAGACGGTGGACGTGGTGGTAATATTGTATTTGAAGTAGATCCAGGTATGAGAACGCTTATGGATTTTAGATATAAGCTTAGTTATCATGCAGATGACGGTGATGATGGTGGAAAGAAAAGATCATCAGGTAAATCGGCAAAAGATTTAGTTTTAAAAGTGCCACCCGGAACAATAGTTAAAGATGAAAAAACAGGAAAAATTATTGTAGATTTGAGTGATGATATAAAAAAAGCAATCATAGCGAAGGCAGGAAAGGGTGGAAGAGGGAATTTACATTTCAAATCTTCTGTTAGACAAGCTCCAACTTTTGCTGAACAAGGTTTTTATGGAGAAGAAAGAGATGTTATTTTAGAACTTAAAATGTTAGCTGATGTTGGACTTGTGGGTTACCCAAATGTAGGGAAAAGCACAATGCTTTCTTCAATTACAAAAGCTAAGCCTAAAATTGCAAATTATCATTTTACTACCTTGTTTCCTAACTTAGGAGTTGTTGAAGTAATAAAAGGTAAAAGCTTTGTTTTGGCGGATATTCCGGGTTTAATAGATGGAGCACATGAAGGTGTTGGTTTAGGACATGATTTTTTAAGGCATGTAGAAAGAACAAAATTAATAATTCATGTAGTTGATGTATCTGGTATTGAAGGGCGCGATCCTGAAGAAGATTTTGAAAGTATAAATAATGAACTATTTAAATATAGTGAAAAACTTAGTGATAGAACTCAAATAATCGCTGCAAATAAAACAGATCTTGTATATGATGATGGTAAATATAAAGACTTCATTGTAAAAATGGAAGAAAAAGGATACGAAGTTTTTCCAATAAGCGCAGTTTCAGGTAAGGGTATAAAAGAATTAATGCTAAGAGTAACTGAATTACTAGAAACAATAGAAGATGTAGAAATCTATTCAGACGATGATATGTTTGTTTATGAAGAAGATGATAAATTTAACGAAATAGACTATAAAGTTATTGATGGAGTATATGTTGTTGATGGTATTCCAATTGAACGTTTAGTTTATTCGACAGATTTTGAAGATATTGATTCTGTAAGACGTTTTCAGAGCATGCTGACTAAAAAAGGTGTTATTGATACACTTAGGGAAATGGGAATTGAAGAAGGCGATACTGTAAGAATATTCGATTTTGAATTCGAATTTTACAATTAA
- the rpmA gene encoding 50S ribosomal protein L27, whose protein sequence is MFKFDLQLFSSKKGVGSSKNGRDSNSKRLGVKRGDGQAVSAGSILVRQRGTKIHPGTNVGKGGDDTLFATVDGVVRFERKGKTKKQVSVYPA, encoded by the coding sequence ATGTTTAAATTTGATTTGCAGCTTTTCTCATCTAAAAAAGGTGTTGGTTCTTCTAAGAACGGTCGTGATAGTAATTCTAAAAGACTGGGCGTAAAAAGAGGAGATGGACAAGCAGTTAGTGCTGGAAGCATCTTAGTTAGACAAAGAGGAACAAAAATTCATCCTGGAACAAATGTAGGTAAAGGCGGAGACGATACTTTATTTGCTACTGTTGATGGAGTTGTAAGATTTGAAAGAAAAGGTAAAACTAAAAAGCAAGTGAGCGTTTACCCAGCTTAA
- a CDS encoding ribosomal-processing cysteine protease Prp, translating to MLRVTFLKEKDNILSFKIKGHASFAENGKDIVCSAISVLSQTTLASLLEIVKIDGIKYKMVNGYLSVDLPENMSEKEHYDSQIIIKTFMIGVEGVAKAYPNNVKLLIKVKEV from the coding sequence ATGTTAAGGGTTACTTTTTTAAAAGAAAAAGACAATATTTTGTCATTTAAAATTAAAGGACATGCTTCTTTTGCTGAAAACGGTAAAGATATAGTTTGTTCTGCGATATCGGTTTTATCACAAACGACTTTAGCTTCTCTTTTAGAAATAGTTAAAATTGATGGGATAAAATACAAAATGGTAAATGGGTATCTATCAGTAGATTTACCAGAAAATATGTCTGAAAAAGAACACTATGATAGTCAAATAATTATAAAGACGTTTATGATAGGTGTTGAGGGCGTTGCTAAAGCGTACCCTAACAATGTTAAACTTCTTATTAAGGTTAAGGAGGTGTAG
- the rplU gene encoding 50S ribosomal protein L21, which translates to MYAIIETGGKQYRVEEGDSLYIEKLEVEAGETVEFDKVLAVSNESGLTIGSPVVANAKVAASVIENGKGPKVIIFKYKAKKDYRKKQGHRQPYTKIKIESISL; encoded by the coding sequence ATGTACGCAATTATTGAAACTGGTGGAAAGCAATACAGAGTTGAAGAAGGCGATTCACTTTACATTGAAAAATTAGAAGTTGAAGCTGGAGAGACTGTTGAATTTGACAAAGTATTAGCTGTTTCTAACGAAAGTGGTTTAACAATTGGTAGCCCAGTTGTTGCAAACGCAAAAGTAGCTGCATCTGTTATTGAAAATGGAAAAGGACCAAAAGTTATTATTTTCAAATACAAAGCTAAAAAAGATTACAGAAAAAAACAAGGTCATAGACAACCTTATACAAAAATAAAAATTGAAAGTATTTCTTTATAA
- a CDS encoding ribonuclease E/G — MKKYIVDSGIIYTYYLEFEGEKVKKFNIEKKNEDPKVDDIYFGNVINILPNRGIAFIDIGRKKNAIIHLKDTLKFIKGECKNINAVLHEGKRVLVQVKKIEDREKGAKVSELISLSSNYFVYLPYEDFKGYSKKIIDNKKELKKIMDKNFADDGFICRTSSAKLSEDKIIKEFNDLKNNWLDILIKVNSLKKNALVYSVNSALEYIVNKFIDNDIDELVLNDKKIYDYILNKLKLYEINIDGRIKIAEKNQNIFTSMGVEFALKSLLNKKVPLIDGGNIIIEEGETLTAIDVNFSSALKKGNDITLSDFNLLAFTESLRQIKLRNISGIIIIDVINISDKNQELKFIKEVKKLCLKEDDVLFHGYSKLGLIEITRKNSGKSINELIVKEKKQVYDSINFDVEFIIDNMIKEIKEQIYLKNYNSVAILINKSKFNDYNNMFIEYINKYIDSNVKIYFEDLVSNYKISTDPKWLEK, encoded by the coding sequence ATGAAAAAATATATTGTAGATAGTGGCATAATATATACTTATTATTTAGAATTTGAAGGTGAAAAAGTCAAAAAATTTAATATTGAAAAGAAAAATGAAGACCCTAAAGTTGATGATATATATTTTGGTAATGTTATAAATATTCTTCCAAATAGAGGTATTGCATTTATTGATATTGGTAGAAAGAAGAATGCTATAATTCATTTAAAAGATACTTTAAAATTTATTAAGGGTGAATGTAAAAATATAAATGCCGTTTTGCATGAAGGCAAAAGAGTGTTGGTTCAAGTAAAAAAAATTGAAGATAGAGAAAAAGGTGCAAAAGTATCAGAATTAATATCACTCTCTTCAAATTATTTTGTGTATCTACCATATGAAGACTTTAAGGGATATTCAAAAAAAATAATTGATAATAAAAAAGAATTAAAAAAAATTATGGATAAAAACTTTGCCGATGATGGATTTATTTGTCGAACATCTTCAGCTAAACTAAGTGAAGACAAAATAATTAAAGAATTTAATGATTTAAAGAATAATTGGCTAGATATATTGATTAAAGTTAATTCGCTTAAAAAAAATGCTTTGGTTTATTCTGTTAACTCTGCTTTGGAGTATATAGTTAATAAATTTATTGATAATGATATTGATGAATTAGTTTTAAATGATAAAAAAATATATGATTATATTTTGAACAAATTGAAACTTTATGAAATTAATATTGATGGACGAATTAAAATAGCGGAAAAAAATCAAAATATTTTTACTTCTATGGGAGTTGAATTTGCATTAAAAAGCTTGTTAAATAAAAAAGTTCCTTTAATTGACGGTGGCAATATTATTATTGAAGAAGGTGAAACACTTACAGCGATTGATGTTAATTTTAGTTCTGCGCTTAAAAAGGGCAATGATATTACATTGTCAGACTTTAATTTATTGGCTTTTACAGAGTCGCTTAGGCAAATTAAGCTTAGGAATATAAGTGGTATAATTATTATCGATGTGATAAATATTAGTGACAAAAATCAAGAATTAAAGTTTATAAAAGAAGTAAAGAAATTATGTTTAAAAGAAGACGATGTATTGTTTCATGGATATTCAAAACTTGGATTAATTGAAATTACAAGGAAAAATAGTGGAAAATCAATTAATGAGCTTATAGTAAAAGAAAAAAAACAAGTATACGATTCTATAAATTTTGATGTTGAATTTATTATAGATAATATGATTAAAGAAATAAAAGAACAAATTTATTTGAAGAATTATAATAGTGTTGCAATTTTAATAAATAAATCGAAATTTAATGATTATAATAATATGTTTATTGAGTATATTAATAAATATATTGATTCAAATGTAAAAATTTATTTCGAAGATTTAGTTTCTAATTATAAAATATCTACTGATCCAAAATGGTTAGAAAAATAG
- a CDS encoding TIGR03936 family radical SAM-associated protein translates to MTILRMLYKKDGLMKFISHLDMVRLAERSFRRAKFPLEFSNGFNPRPKINFALPLSVGSSSEYEILDVKLLEKMDIDDFLKNQEKFVPTGIKFIKAKYVEETKSLMSLVDYANYIISFPINGESYKEKLKDFLDQDEIIIEKLTKKKKLKTVDIKAHIKKYSLLEDEEELYIDIVSKSGSNGNLNPMKLGLEIIDKLGMNLEKSDIRIHKKQVYTEIDGKLIELFEI, encoded by the coding sequence ATGACTATACTTAGAATGTTATATAAAAAAGACGGTCTAATGAAATTTATATCTCACTTAGATATGGTAAGGCTAGCTGAAAGAAGTTTTAGAAGAGCAAAATTTCCTTTAGAATTTTCTAATGGATTTAACCCGCGTCCAAAGATTAATTTCGCACTTCCTCTTTCAGTAGGATCTTCAAGTGAGTATGAAATCTTAGATGTTAAATTATTAGAAAAAATGGACATTGATGATTTTTTAAAAAATCAAGAAAAATTTGTTCCAACAGGAATAAAATTTATAAAGGCAAAGTATGTTGAGGAGACCAAATCTCTTATGAGTTTAGTTGACTACGCAAATTATATTATAAGTTTTCCGATAAATGGAGAAAGCTATAAAGAAAAATTAAAAGATTTTTTAGATCAAGATGAAATAATAATAGAAAAATTAACAAAAAAGAAAAAATTAAAAACTGTAGATATTAAAGCTCATATTAAAAAATATAGTTTGTTAGAAGACGAAGAAGAATTATATATTGATATTGTATCTAAAAGCGGATCAAATGGAAACTTAAATCCTATGAAACTTGGACTTGAAATAATTGATAAGTTAGGTATGAATTTAGAAAAATCGGATATTAGAATTCATAAAAAACAAGTTTATACGGAAATTGATGGAAAACTAATAGAACTATTCGAAATTTAG
- a CDS encoding TIGR03960 family B12-binding radical SAM protein, with protein MYKKIEKLLYKVEKPGRYIGNEFNMFRKDLDKVNVRFGFCFPDVYEVGMSHLGMHVLYNIKNEVEDFYCERVFAPWVDMENEMRKEKIELFTLETFTPIKELDMLGFTLQYELSYTNILNMLSLGNIPMLSSDRDETYPIVIAGGICAYNPEPLAEFMDIFVMGEGEEVNIELMNLYKEMKKKNYNKDEFLIEAAKIEGIYVPKLYEVKYKEDGTIEDFFPLISDIPKKINKRIVKNFDKGYYPKQMLVPNVEVVHDRAVIEVFRGCTRGCRFCQAGMVYRPVREKSIETIKEYSRKVVESTGYGEISLASLSTLDYSEIEQLINDLIDENEKDRVGVSLPSLRLDSFSTEVMKKIQKIRKTGLTFAPEAGTQRLRDVINKGISEENIVETLEKIFPLGWSRVKFYFMIGLPTETYEDLDGIMDISNLATYTYSKMPSELKKQRVSVTTSASCFVPKPFTPFQWMAQDTIEEFEKKQKYLRKKINNKKVKFIYHDADTSFLEAVFARGDRKLSKVILKAWEKGAKFDGWNEHFDLNIWMEAFNELSINPEFYAHRERSYDEILPWDFVDVGVSKSYLIREDKNSKVEKKTVDCREGCTNCGVNQDFLGGVC; from the coding sequence ATGTACAAAAAAATAGAAAAACTACTTTACAAAGTAGAAAAACCAGGACGTTATATTGGTAATGAGTTTAATATGTTTAGGAAAGATTTGGATAAAGTGAATGTAAGATTTGGATTTTGTTTTCCAGATGTATATGAAGTAGGTATGTCACATCTTGGTATGCATGTACTTTACAATATAAAAAATGAAGTAGAAGATTTTTATTGTGAAAGAGTATTTGCTCCTTGGGTTGATATGGAAAATGAAATGAGAAAAGAAAAAATAGAACTTTTTACTCTTGAAACTTTTACACCTATTAAAGAACTTGATATGTTAGGCTTTACTTTGCAGTATGAACTTTCATACACAAATATACTAAATATGCTTTCTCTAGGGAATATTCCAATGCTATCATCTGATAGAGATGAAACCTACCCTATAGTAATTGCGGGAGGTATATGTGCATATAATCCTGAACCATTAGCTGAATTTATGGATATATTTGTTATGGGTGAAGGTGAAGAAGTTAATATTGAGCTTATGAATTTATATAAAGAAATGAAAAAAAAGAATTATAATAAAGATGAGTTTTTAATTGAAGCCGCAAAAATTGAAGGCATATATGTTCCAAAGCTCTATGAAGTTAAATACAAAGAGGATGGGACTATTGAAGACTTTTTCCCTTTAATTTCAGATATTCCTAAAAAAATTAATAAAAGAATCGTTAAAAATTTTGATAAAGGATATTATCCAAAACAAATGCTAGTTCCCAATGTAGAAGTAGTACACGATAGAGCTGTTATAGAAGTTTTTAGAGGCTGTACAAGAGGCTGTAGATTCTGTCAAGCTGGCATGGTATATAGACCTGTTAGAGAAAAATCAATAGAAACCATTAAAGAATATTCAAGAAAAGTTGTAGAATCAACTGGATATGGTGAAATTTCCTTAGCCTCACTTTCAACACTTGATTACTCCGAAATTGAACAACTTATAAACGACTTAATTGATGAAAATGAAAAAGATAGGGTAGGAGTATCTCTACCTTCGCTTAGATTAGATTCTTTTTCAACAGAAGTTATGAAAAAAATACAAAAAATAAGAAAAACTGGGCTTACATTTGCTCCAGAAGCCGGAACTCAAAGACTTCGCGATGTTATAAATAAAGGCATAAGCGAAGAAAATATAGTTGAGACTTTAGAGAAAATTTTTCCACTTGGTTGGAGTAGAGTTAAATTTTACTTTATGATTGGACTTCCGACTGAAACATATGAAGATTTGGATGGAATTATGGATATTAGTAATTTGGCAACTTACACATATAGTAAAATGCCAAGTGAATTAAAGAAACAAAGAGTTAGTGTTACTACAAGCGCATCTTGCTTCGTACCAAAACCTTTTACGCCGTTTCAATGGATGGCTCAAGATACAATTGAAGAATTTGAAAAAAAACAAAAATATCTAAGGAAAAAAATAAATAATAAAAAAGTAAAATTTATTTATCATGATGCTGATACGAGTTTTCTTGAAGCGGTATTTGCTAGAGGAGATAGAAAATTATCTAAGGTTATTCTAAAAGCATGGGAAAAAGGTGCAAAATTTGATGGTTGGAATGAACATTTTGATTTAAATATATGGATGGAAGCCTTTAATGAACTTTCTATTAATCCGGAGTTCTATGCACATAGGGAAAGAAGCTATGACGAAATACTTCCTTGGGATTTTGTTGATGTAGGAGTGAGTAAGTCGTATTTAATCAGAGAAGATAAAAATTCTAAAGTTGAAAAGAAAACTGTAGATTGCAGAGAAGGTTGTACTAATTGCGGTGTAAATCAAGATTTTTTAGGCGGTGTTTGTTAA
- the rodA gene encoding rod shape-determining protein RodA, producing the protein MITKNNLKNLDFSLIFVVFSLFTFGLVMILSATNALELNNGIPREIKIQAIAFLIGIFMVILMVLIDYNTFGEIYKAIYIASILFLLLVYVPGIGVIKNGARSWIDIGIIYIQTSEIAKIGFILSFSKFLENRMNEFNSISDLILPVLFVLPFVFFLILQPDLGSALVFVFIAIGMIFVAGLSYKIILGGSVLSAISFPIIYRFLEPHQKIRIDAFLNPSDPSLPGNYHVMQSKITIGSGMVYGRGIFKGLYHKYNYLPVQETDFIYAVIGEETGFIGGILVIFFYFIMLLRMINVSKKSKDLYGTLVATGITFMFAFQIFENIGMTLGIMPVTGITLPFLSYGGSSIITSMISIGIILNIYMRRKRIDYDV; encoded by the coding sequence GTGATAACTAAAAATAATTTAAAAAATCTTGATTTTAGCTTAATATTTGTTGTTTTTTCTCTATTTACTTTTGGTCTCGTAATGATACTAAGTGCAACAAATGCACTAGAATTAAATAATGGTATTCCTAGAGAAATAAAAATTCAAGCTATAGCTTTTCTTATAGGAATTTTTATGGTAATATTAATGGTTTTAATTGACTATAATACATTTGGAGAAATTTATAAGGCTATATATATAGCTTCAATATTATTTTTATTATTAGTATATGTACCTGGAATTGGAGTAATAAAAAACGGAGCTAGAAGCTGGATTGATATAGGTATAATTTACATTCAAACTTCAGAGATAGCAAAAATCGGTTTTATATTATCTTTTTCAAAATTTCTTGAAAATAGAATGAATGAATTTAATAGTATTTCAGATTTAATTTTACCAGTACTTTTTGTTTTACCATTTGTGTTTTTTTTAATATTGCAACCAGATTTAGGTAGTGCATTAGTATTCGTATTTATTGCAATAGGTATGATTTTTGTAGCTGGTTTAAGTTATAAAATAATACTTGGAGGAAGTGTTTTAAGCGCAATTTCATTTCCAATTATTTATAGATTTTTAGAACCACATCAAAAAATAAGAATAGATGCCTTCTTAAATCCTAGTGATCCATCACTTCCAGGAAATTATCATGTAATGCAGTCTAAAATAACTATAGGTTCTGGAATGGTTTACGGAAGAGGAATTTTTAAGGGATTATACCACAAATACAATTATTTGCCCGTGCAGGAAACTGATTTTATATATGCGGTTATTGGTGAAGAAACAGGTTTTATTGGTGGAATATTGGTTATTTTTTTCTATTTTATTATGTTGCTTAGAATGATAAATGTTTCTAAAAAATCTAAAGATCTTTATGGAACGCTTGTAGCAACGGGAATAACGTTTATGTTTGCCTTTCAAATTTTTGAAAATATAGGTATGACCCTTGGTATAATGCCTGTTACGGGTATTACACTTCCGTTTTTAAGTTATGGTGGGAGTTCAATTATAACAAGTATGATATCAATTGGAATTATACTGAATATATATATGAGAAGAAAAAGAATCGATTACGATGTATAA
- the minE gene encoding cell division topological specificity factor MinE translates to MFDLLKFLSKENSSKNVAKERLKLVLVHDRSNCSPEFLELIKGDILSSIASYIDIDENGLDIKIANIDESGGRPALIANIPIKSMRRG, encoded by the coding sequence ATGTTTGATTTATTGAAATTCTTAAGTAAAGAAAATTCTAGTAAAAATGTTGCTAAAGAAAGATTAAAATTAGTATTAGTCCATGATAGATCTAATTGTTCACCTGAATTTTTAGAATTAATTAAAGGTGATATTTTAAGTTCAATAGCAAGTTATATTGATATTGATGAAAACGGGTTAGATATTAAGATTGCTAATATTGATGAGTCTGGTGGAAGACCTGCATTAATTGCTAATATTCCAATTAAAAGTATGAGAAGAGGTTAA